One stretch of Orcinus orca chromosome 15, mOrcOrc1.1, whole genome shotgun sequence DNA includes these proteins:
- the DGCR8 gene encoding microprocessor complex subunit DGCR8 isoform X3, giving the protein METCESPSPLPREPAGGAVMENQACPLRALPRGQSPPPPLQTSSDAEVMDVGSGGDGQAEPPAEDPLNFYGASLLSKGSFSKARLLVDPNCSGHSPRTARHAPAVRKFSPDLKLLKDVKISVSFTESCRSKDRKVLYTGAERDARAECGLALSPVSGDVHACPFGGSVGNGVGVGGESADKKDEENELDQEKRVEYAVLDELEDFTDNLELDEEGAGGLTAKAIVQRDRVDEEALKFSYEDDFDNDVDALLEEGLCAPKKRRMEEKYGGDSDHPSDGETSVQPMMTKIKTVLKSRGRPPTEPLPDGWIMTFHNSGVPVYLHRESRVVTWSRPYFLGTGSIRKHDPPLSSIPCLHYKKMKDNEEREQNSELAPCGEVSPAKPLSRSAELELPLEEPDSLGADLGPPDEKDPLAAEAAPGALGQVKAKVEVCKDESVDLEEFRNYLEKRFDFEQVTVKKFRTWAERRQFNREMKRKQAESERPILPANQKLITLSVQDAPTKKEFVINPNGKSEVCILHEYMQRVLKVRPVYNFFECARATLEILIPDFVKQTSEEKPKDSEELEYFNHISIEDSRVYELTSKAGLLSPYQILHECLKRNHGMGDTSIKFEVVPGKNQKSEYVMACGKHTVRGWCKNKRVGKQLASQKILQLLHPHVKNWGSLLRMYGRESSKMVKQETSDKSVIELQQFARKNKPNLHILSKLQEEMRRLAEEREETRKKPKMSIVASAQPGGEPLCTVDV; this is encoded by the exons ATGGAGACATGTGagagcccctctcctctcccgcGTGAGCCCGCAGGAGGAGCGGTGATGGAGAACCAAGCTTGCCCCCTCCGAGCGCTGCCCCGTGGACAGTCTCCACCACCTCCCCTGCAAACGTCCAGTGATGCAGAGGTAATGGACGTTGGCTCTGGTGGTGATGGACAGGCCGAACCCCCTGCTGAGGACCCGCTCAACTTCTACGGAGCTTCTCTTCTCTCCAAAGGATCCTTCTCTAAGGCCCGCCTCCTCGTAGACCCGAACTGTAGTGGCCACAGCCCGCGCACCGCCCGGCACGCACCTGCGGTCCGGAAGTTCTCCCCTGACCTTAAGTTGCTTAAGGATGTAAAGATTAGCGTGAGCTTTACCGAGAGCTGCAGGAGTAAGGACAGGAAGGTGCTGTACACGGGAGCGGAGCGCGACGCGCGGGCAGAGTGCGGTCTGGCCCTTAGCCCTGTCAGTGGAGACGTGCATGCTTGTCCCTTTGGCGGGAGTGTTGGTAACGGGGTAGGCGTAGGGGGTGAGAGTGCGGATAAGAAGGATGAGGAGAATGAGCTGGATCAGGAAAAGAGAGTGGAGTACGCAGTGCTGGATGAGTTAGAAGATTTTACTGACAATTTGGAGCTAGATGAAGAAGGAGCAGGCGGGCTCACGGCTAAAGCGATCGTGCAGAGAGACAGAGTGGACGAAGAGGCCTTGAAGTTCTCCTACGAG GATGATTTTGACAACGATGTTGATGCTCTGCTGGAAGAGGGCCTCTGTGCTCCCAAAAAGAGGCGGATGGAGGAGAAATATGGAGGAGACAGCGACCACCCATCAGACGGAGAGACAAGTGTGCAGCCAATGATGACCAAGATTAAAACAGTGCTCAAAA GTCGTGGCCGTCCACCTACGGAACCACTGCCGGACGGGTGGATCATGACGTTCCATAACTCCGGAGTCCCCGTGTACCTGCACCGAGAGTCTCGGGTGGTCACCTGGTCCAGGCCATACTTCTTGGGAACGGGAAGCATACGG AAACATGACCCTCCTCTGAGTAGCATCCCCTGTCTGCAttacaagaaaatgaaagacaatgaGGAAAGGGAGCAAAACAGCGAGCTCGCCCCCTGTGGGGAGGTGTCTCCCGCCAAGCCCCTGAGCCGATCTGCAGAGCTGGAGCTCCCCCTGGAAGAGCCCGACTCCTTGGGGGCTGACTTGGGGCCCCCAGATGAGAAGGATCCACTGGCGGCCGAGGCCGCCCCCGGGGCCCTGGGGCAAGTGAAGGCCAAGGTGGAAGTGTGCAAAGATGAATCAGTTG ACCTCGAGGAGTTTCGGAACTACCTGGAGAAGCGCTTTGACTTCGAGCAAGTTACCGTGAAGAAGTTCAGGACATGGGCTGAGCGTCGGCAGTTCAACCGAGAAATGAAGCGAAAACAGGCTGAGTCAGAGAGGCCCATCCTGCCGGCCAATCAGAAGCTCATCACTCTGTCTGTGCAGGACGCGCCCACGAAGAAAG AGTTTGTCATCAACCCCAATGGGAAGTCGGAGGTCTGCATCCTGCACGAGTACATGCAGCGCGTCCTCAAGGTCCGCCCTGTGTACAACTTCTTTGAATGTG CCCGGGCCACGCTGGAAATCCTCATCCCAGACTTTGTTAAACAGACCTCTGAGGAGAAGCCCAAAGACAGCGAGGAGCTGGAG TATTTTAACCACATCAGTATCGAGGACTCGCGAGTCTACGAGCTGACCAGCAAGGCTGGACTGCTATCTCCCTACCAGATCCTCCATGAGTGCCTTAAAAG AAACCATGGGATGGGGGACACCTCCATCAAGTTTGAAGTGGTTCCTGGTAAAAACCAGAAGAGTGAATATGTCATGGCGTGTGGCAAGCACACAGTGCGCGGCTGGT GCAAGAATAAGCGAGTTGGGAAACAGTTAGCTTCTCAGAAGATCCTTCAGCTGCTGCACCCACACGTCAAGAACTGGGGGTCCTTGCTGCGCATGTATGGCCGTGAAAGCAGCAAGATGGTCAAACAG
- the DGCR8 gene encoding microprocessor complex subunit DGCR8 isoform X2: MENQACPLRALPRGQSPPPPLQTSSDAEVMDVGSGGDGQAEPPAEDPLNFYGASLLSKGSFSKARLLVDPNCSGHSPRTARHAPAVRKFSPDLKLLKDVKISVSFTESCRSKDRKVLYTGAERDARAECGLALSPVSGDVHACPFGGSVGNGVGVGGESADKKDEENELDQEKRVEYAVLDELEDFTDNLELDEEGAGGLTAKAIVQRDRVDEEALKFSYEDDFDNDVDALLEEGLCAPKKRRMEEKYGGDSDHPSDGETSVQPMMTKIKTVLKSRGRPPTEPLPDGWIMTFHNSGVPVYLHRESRVVTWSRPYFLGTGSIRKHDPPLSSIPCLHYKKMKDNEEREQNSELAPCGEVSPAKPLSRSAELELPLEEPDSLGADLGPPDEKDPLAAEAAPGALGQVKAKVEVCKDESVDLEEFRNYLEKRFDFEQVTVKKFRTWAERRQFNREMKRKQAESERPILPANQKLITLSVQDAPTKKEFVINPNGKSEVCILHEYMQRVLKVRPVYNFFECENPSEPFGASVTIDGVTYGSGTASSKKLAKNKAARATLEILIPDFVKQTSEEKPKDSEELEYFNHISIEDSRVYELTSKAGLLSPYQILHECLKRNHGMGDTSIKFEVVPGKNQKSEYVMACGKHTVRGWCKNKRVGKQLASQKILQLLHPHVKNWGSLLRMYGRESSKMVKQETSDKSVIELQQFARKNKPNLHILSKLQEEMRRLAEEREETRKKPKMSIVASAQPGGEPLCTVDV; the protein is encoded by the exons ATGGAGAACCAAGCTTGCCCCCTCCGAGCGCTGCCCCGTGGACAGTCTCCACCACCTCCCCTGCAAACGTCCAGTGATGCAGAGGTAATGGACGTTGGCTCTGGTGGTGATGGACAGGCCGAACCCCCTGCTGAGGACCCGCTCAACTTCTACGGAGCTTCTCTTCTCTCCAAAGGATCCTTCTCTAAGGCCCGCCTCCTCGTAGACCCGAACTGTAGTGGCCACAGCCCGCGCACCGCCCGGCACGCACCTGCGGTCCGGAAGTTCTCCCCTGACCTTAAGTTGCTTAAGGATGTAAAGATTAGCGTGAGCTTTACCGAGAGCTGCAGGAGTAAGGACAGGAAGGTGCTGTACACGGGAGCGGAGCGCGACGCGCGGGCAGAGTGCGGTCTGGCCCTTAGCCCTGTCAGTGGAGACGTGCATGCTTGTCCCTTTGGCGGGAGTGTTGGTAACGGGGTAGGCGTAGGGGGTGAGAGTGCGGATAAGAAGGATGAGGAGAATGAGCTGGATCAGGAAAAGAGAGTGGAGTACGCAGTGCTGGATGAGTTAGAAGATTTTACTGACAATTTGGAGCTAGATGAAGAAGGAGCAGGCGGGCTCACGGCTAAAGCGATCGTGCAGAGAGACAGAGTGGACGAAGAGGCCTTGAAGTTCTCCTACGAG GATGATTTTGACAACGATGTTGATGCTCTGCTGGAAGAGGGCCTCTGTGCTCCCAAAAAGAGGCGGATGGAGGAGAAATATGGAGGAGACAGCGACCACCCATCAGACGGAGAGACAAGTGTGCAGCCAATGATGACCAAGATTAAAACAGTGCTCAAAA GTCGTGGCCGTCCACCTACGGAACCACTGCCGGACGGGTGGATCATGACGTTCCATAACTCCGGAGTCCCCGTGTACCTGCACCGAGAGTCTCGGGTGGTCACCTGGTCCAGGCCATACTTCTTGGGAACGGGAAGCATACGG AAACATGACCCTCCTCTGAGTAGCATCCCCTGTCTGCAttacaagaaaatgaaagacaatgaGGAAAGGGAGCAAAACAGCGAGCTCGCCCCCTGTGGGGAGGTGTCTCCCGCCAAGCCCCTGAGCCGATCTGCAGAGCTGGAGCTCCCCCTGGAAGAGCCCGACTCCTTGGGGGCTGACTTGGGGCCCCCAGATGAGAAGGATCCACTGGCGGCCGAGGCCGCCCCCGGGGCCCTGGGGCAAGTGAAGGCCAAGGTGGAAGTGTGCAAAGATGAATCAGTTG ACCTCGAGGAGTTTCGGAACTACCTGGAGAAGCGCTTTGACTTCGAGCAAGTTACCGTGAAGAAGTTCAGGACATGGGCTGAGCGTCGGCAGTTCAACCGAGAAATGAAGCGAAAACAGGCTGAGTCAGAGAGGCCCATCCTGCCGGCCAATCAGAAGCTCATCACTCTGTCTGTGCAGGACGCGCCCACGAAGAAAG AGTTTGTCATCAACCCCAATGGGAAGTCGGAGGTCTGCATCCTGCACGAGTACATGCAGCGCGTCCTCAAGGTCCGCCCTGTGTACAACTTCTTTGAATGTG agaaCCCAAGTGAGCCTTTTGGTGCCTCGGTGACCATCGATGGTGTGACCTATGGATCTGGAACGGCAAGCAGCAAAAAACTCGCGAAGAATAAAGCTG CCCGGGCCACGCTGGAAATCCTCATCCCAGACTTTGTTAAACAGACCTCTGAGGAGAAGCCCAAAGACAGCGAGGAGCTGGAG TATTTTAACCACATCAGTATCGAGGACTCGCGAGTCTACGAGCTGACCAGCAAGGCTGGACTGCTATCTCCCTACCAGATCCTCCATGAGTGCCTTAAAAG AAACCATGGGATGGGGGACACCTCCATCAAGTTTGAAGTGGTTCCTGGTAAAAACCAGAAGAGTGAATATGTCATGGCGTGTGGCAAGCACACAGTGCGCGGCTGGT GCAAGAATAAGCGAGTTGGGAAACAGTTAGCTTCTCAGAAGATCCTTCAGCTGCTGCACCCACACGTCAAGAACTGGGGGTCCTTGCTGCGCATGTATGGCCGTGAAAGCAGCAAGATGGTCAAACAG
- the DGCR8 gene encoding microprocessor complex subunit DGCR8 isoform X1 — translation METCESPSPLPREPAGGAVMENQACPLRALPRGQSPPPPLQTSSDAEVMDVGSGGDGQAEPPAEDPLNFYGASLLSKGSFSKARLLVDPNCSGHSPRTARHAPAVRKFSPDLKLLKDVKISVSFTESCRSKDRKVLYTGAERDARAECGLALSPVSGDVHACPFGGSVGNGVGVGGESADKKDEENELDQEKRVEYAVLDELEDFTDNLELDEEGAGGLTAKAIVQRDRVDEEALKFSYEDDFDNDVDALLEEGLCAPKKRRMEEKYGGDSDHPSDGETSVQPMMTKIKTVLKSRGRPPTEPLPDGWIMTFHNSGVPVYLHRESRVVTWSRPYFLGTGSIRKHDPPLSSIPCLHYKKMKDNEEREQNSELAPCGEVSPAKPLSRSAELELPLEEPDSLGADLGPPDEKDPLAAEAAPGALGQVKAKVEVCKDESVDLEEFRNYLEKRFDFEQVTVKKFRTWAERRQFNREMKRKQAESERPILPANQKLITLSVQDAPTKKEFVINPNGKSEVCILHEYMQRVLKVRPVYNFFECENPSEPFGASVTIDGVTYGSGTASSKKLAKNKAARATLEILIPDFVKQTSEEKPKDSEELEYFNHISIEDSRVYELTSKAGLLSPYQILHECLKRNHGMGDTSIKFEVVPGKNQKSEYVMACGKHTVRGWCKNKRVGKQLASQKILQLLHPHVKNWGSLLRMYGRESSKMVKQETSDKSVIELQQFARKNKPNLHILSKLQEEMRRLAEEREETRKKPKMSIVASAQPGGEPLCTVDV, via the exons ATGGAGACATGTGagagcccctctcctctcccgcGTGAGCCCGCAGGAGGAGCGGTGATGGAGAACCAAGCTTGCCCCCTCCGAGCGCTGCCCCGTGGACAGTCTCCACCACCTCCCCTGCAAACGTCCAGTGATGCAGAGGTAATGGACGTTGGCTCTGGTGGTGATGGACAGGCCGAACCCCCTGCTGAGGACCCGCTCAACTTCTACGGAGCTTCTCTTCTCTCCAAAGGATCCTTCTCTAAGGCCCGCCTCCTCGTAGACCCGAACTGTAGTGGCCACAGCCCGCGCACCGCCCGGCACGCACCTGCGGTCCGGAAGTTCTCCCCTGACCTTAAGTTGCTTAAGGATGTAAAGATTAGCGTGAGCTTTACCGAGAGCTGCAGGAGTAAGGACAGGAAGGTGCTGTACACGGGAGCGGAGCGCGACGCGCGGGCAGAGTGCGGTCTGGCCCTTAGCCCTGTCAGTGGAGACGTGCATGCTTGTCCCTTTGGCGGGAGTGTTGGTAACGGGGTAGGCGTAGGGGGTGAGAGTGCGGATAAGAAGGATGAGGAGAATGAGCTGGATCAGGAAAAGAGAGTGGAGTACGCAGTGCTGGATGAGTTAGAAGATTTTACTGACAATTTGGAGCTAGATGAAGAAGGAGCAGGCGGGCTCACGGCTAAAGCGATCGTGCAGAGAGACAGAGTGGACGAAGAGGCCTTGAAGTTCTCCTACGAG GATGATTTTGACAACGATGTTGATGCTCTGCTGGAAGAGGGCCTCTGTGCTCCCAAAAAGAGGCGGATGGAGGAGAAATATGGAGGAGACAGCGACCACCCATCAGACGGAGAGACAAGTGTGCAGCCAATGATGACCAAGATTAAAACAGTGCTCAAAA GTCGTGGCCGTCCACCTACGGAACCACTGCCGGACGGGTGGATCATGACGTTCCATAACTCCGGAGTCCCCGTGTACCTGCACCGAGAGTCTCGGGTGGTCACCTGGTCCAGGCCATACTTCTTGGGAACGGGAAGCATACGG AAACATGACCCTCCTCTGAGTAGCATCCCCTGTCTGCAttacaagaaaatgaaagacaatgaGGAAAGGGAGCAAAACAGCGAGCTCGCCCCCTGTGGGGAGGTGTCTCCCGCCAAGCCCCTGAGCCGATCTGCAGAGCTGGAGCTCCCCCTGGAAGAGCCCGACTCCTTGGGGGCTGACTTGGGGCCCCCAGATGAGAAGGATCCACTGGCGGCCGAGGCCGCCCCCGGGGCCCTGGGGCAAGTGAAGGCCAAGGTGGAAGTGTGCAAAGATGAATCAGTTG ACCTCGAGGAGTTTCGGAACTACCTGGAGAAGCGCTTTGACTTCGAGCAAGTTACCGTGAAGAAGTTCAGGACATGGGCTGAGCGTCGGCAGTTCAACCGAGAAATGAAGCGAAAACAGGCTGAGTCAGAGAGGCCCATCCTGCCGGCCAATCAGAAGCTCATCACTCTGTCTGTGCAGGACGCGCCCACGAAGAAAG AGTTTGTCATCAACCCCAATGGGAAGTCGGAGGTCTGCATCCTGCACGAGTACATGCAGCGCGTCCTCAAGGTCCGCCCTGTGTACAACTTCTTTGAATGTG agaaCCCAAGTGAGCCTTTTGGTGCCTCGGTGACCATCGATGGTGTGACCTATGGATCTGGAACGGCAAGCAGCAAAAAACTCGCGAAGAATAAAGCTG CCCGGGCCACGCTGGAAATCCTCATCCCAGACTTTGTTAAACAGACCTCTGAGGAGAAGCCCAAAGACAGCGAGGAGCTGGAG TATTTTAACCACATCAGTATCGAGGACTCGCGAGTCTACGAGCTGACCAGCAAGGCTGGACTGCTATCTCCCTACCAGATCCTCCATGAGTGCCTTAAAAG AAACCATGGGATGGGGGACACCTCCATCAAGTTTGAAGTGGTTCCTGGTAAAAACCAGAAGAGTGAATATGTCATGGCGTGTGGCAAGCACACAGTGCGCGGCTGGT GCAAGAATAAGCGAGTTGGGAAACAGTTAGCTTCTCAGAAGATCCTTCAGCTGCTGCACCCACACGTCAAGAACTGGGGGTCCTTGCTGCGCATGTATGGCCGTGAAAGCAGCAAGATGGTCAAACAG